CAAAAACATGGTTTCCCGGTCTCTTGCGGGAGTGTTCATCTTGCTGATGCTTAAACCGTCTCCGATTACCGCTCCGGGATCCCGGGTAAAGTACAGATTCGGAATGGGATTGATGTAAAAGGGATAATCCCGTTGAATATAGTCCCCGAGGCTTCTTTTTTCCAGACCGGCATCCAGATCCGATTTTAACAAACCGGATATTGCGATTTCCACCAGCTCTTCCGCTGTTTTTCCCCCTAGGAACTGTCGAATTTCTTCATTGATCCGATCATTGTCTTCCCCTGTAATTTCAATTAGTTCATCAATAAATTTTTTCGCTACGTCCTCTTCTTCCAGCACTTCTTCCAAAAGTTTTTCATAATAATAAACCTTCGTTCCCCGATCTTCCATAACTTTCGCAAAGGCATCGTGCTCTTTTTGCATTTGGTATAACCAGGGGATGTCATCAAACAAAAGCTCTTCTAAGTAGGCCGGAGTCAGCCTTTCCAATTCTTTTCCCGGTCGGTGAAGCATAACCGCTTTTAATTTACCAATTTCTGAGGTCACATGTAAAAAACCTTTTGAATTTGTCACAGTAAAGCCCCTTTCTCTTATAGGATTTTAACTTGGTATCACAGAGCCTTGCCTTTCGGATCTCTTTTGAACGTCGATGCTTTTCCTTCGTAGTTACAGTATATATTTCATCTATGCATAAATCAAGTGGCTATTTTTATAGCTTTTTCAAGGTTTTATGCAAGATTTGTATTTTTTTGCATCCTCCTCCGAGGCATAATTTTTTTTTACTCTAGGCTAGGGCCTCCCTCTTTTTCATTTTTAACTATAATGAATAAAAATGATTTTACATTTATATTAATAATTTAGAATTTTGTAAATATATTTTTCAAAGAAAAAACCACCTATTGTCAAAAATAGGTGGTATAGATTAATTAACCTCAATCGGGTCTTGTTGAGTGCTGAATGTCAGTTCCACTGTGGAAGTCAATACATCCGAATAACTGTAGCAAATTCTTCTGTCTGCGTCAAATTCTCCTTCGATTTTAACGACAAAAATACTCGGATAGGTGTTCTCTAATACGCCTTCTTTCACCATCACTTTCTTCCGGCCTTTATCCGCCTTAAGCGTAACTTTCTGGCCGATGTAGCCTGTAATGTTCTTTCTGATTTGATCTAACGTATT
The sequence above is drawn from the Isachenkonia alkalipeptolytica genome and encodes:
- a CDS encoding Veg family protein, coding for MANGNTLDQIRKNITGYIGQKVTLKADKGRKKVMVKEGVLENTYPSIFVVKIEGEFDADRRICYSYSDVLTSTVELTFSTQQDPIEVN